From a region of the Nitrospirota bacterium genome:
- a CDS encoding ATP-binding protein: protein MLAKVLSAALVGLDAHPVEVEVDIGGGLPQFAVVGLPDATVRESRDRVRAALKNSGFSFPVKKITVNLAPAGLKKEGSGLDLPIALGILVAEEVLPPEALRDRVLVGELSLDGRIKPVVGALSIGLAFRRTHQLVLPEANATEAAVVEGVAAHPVRTLPEAVEFLSGRSVIPPVEVDRQALLAEPVLSEDDFAEVVGQEHAKRALEIAAAGGHNVLMVGPPGSGKTMLARRLPGILPAMEPEEAIETTRVHSVAGLLGAGHPLVTTRPFRAPHHSISDAGLVGGGAVPRPGEVSLAHHGVLFLDEIPLFKRHVLEGLRQPLEDGTVALTRVSGSLRYPARVMLVAAMNPCPCGYYGDSTKECRCAPNQIRMYRTRLSGPLMDRLDIQVMVPSVPVRELGRDGTREPSATIRERVAEARKRQALRYRKETIFSNAQLKPRHLKKYCALDTGDRELLERAIGTLGLSARAYGRILRVARTIADLAGSDRIQASHLAEAIQYRSLDRRGSDWS, encoded by the coding sequence ATGTTGGCCAAGGTTCTCAGCGCAGCGTTGGTCGGACTGGATGCGCATCCGGTGGAGGTCGAGGTGGATATCGGAGGCGGCCTGCCGCAGTTTGCGGTGGTGGGGTTGCCGGATGCCACCGTGCGCGAGAGCCGTGACCGGGTCCGCGCGGCGCTCAAGAATTCCGGTTTCTCGTTTCCGGTCAAAAAGATCACGGTCAATCTGGCGCCGGCCGGGTTGAAAAAAGAAGGGTCCGGCCTGGACCTACCGATCGCCCTGGGCATTCTCGTCGCGGAAGAGGTGCTTCCACCGGAGGCGTTGCGCGATCGGGTGTTGGTCGGGGAACTGTCGCTGGATGGCCGCATTAAGCCCGTGGTCGGGGCCCTCTCGATCGGCTTGGCGTTCCGGCGGACCCACCAGTTGGTGCTGCCGGAGGCGAACGCGACGGAGGCCGCGGTTGTCGAGGGGGTGGCGGCCCATCCGGTTCGGACCTTGCCCGAAGCCGTGGAGTTTCTGAGCGGCCGCTCGGTCATCCCTCCGGTCGAAGTGGACCGTCAGGCCCTGCTGGCTGAACCGGTCCTGTCGGAGGATGACTTTGCGGAGGTCGTCGGGCAGGAGCACGCAAAGCGGGCGCTGGAGATTGCGGCGGCGGGCGGACACAATGTCCTGATGGTCGGGCCTCCCGGCTCCGGCAAGACGATGTTGGCGCGGCGCCTGCCGGGCATCCTGCCGGCGATGGAGCCGGAAGAGGCCATCGAGACCACGCGTGTGCATAGCGTGGCGGGGTTGCTGGGCGCGGGGCATCCGCTGGTGACGACCCGGCCCTTCCGGGCTCCGCATCACAGCATTTCCGACGCCGGGCTTGTGGGCGGGGGCGCCGTGCCCCGTCCGGGCGAAGTGTCCTTGGCCCATCACGGGGTCTTGTTTCTGGACGAGATCCCCTTGTTCAAGCGGCATGTGCTGGAGGGGTTGCGGCAGCCCCTCGAAGACGGTACCGTGGCCCTCACGAGGGTCAGCGGATCGCTGCGATATCCGGCGCGCGTCATGCTGGTGGCGGCGATGAATCCCTGTCCTTGCGGCTATTACGGAGACTCAACCAAGGAGTGCCGATGTGCCCCGAACCAGATCAGGATGTACCGAACCCGTCTGTCCGGGCCACTGATGGACCGGCTGGACATTCAGGTGATGGTTCCCTCGGTCCCGGTCCGCGAGTTGGGACGGGACGGAACCAGGGAACCGTCCGCAACGATCAGGGAGCGGGTGGCGGAAGCCCGGAAGCGACAGGCGCTCCGCTACCGGAAGGAAACGATCTTCAGCAACGCCCAGCTCAAGCCCCGTCATTTGAAGAAATACTGCGCGCTGGATACGGGCGACCGGGAGCTGCTGGAACGGGCCATCGGGACGCTCGGCCTGTCCGCCCGGGCCTACGGGCGCATTCTGCGCGTAGCGCGGACGATCGCCGACCTGGCCGGGTCGGATCGGATCCAGGCCTCCCATTTGGCGGAGGCGATTCAGTACCGCAGTCTGGACCGACGCGGAAGCGACTGGTCGTAA
- a CDS encoding Lrp/AsnC family transcriptional regulator, translating into MATKAYILIKVKAGKTKEVIKQLKKIPGLEQAHPCFGQPDIFSFVNVADEKALSDVVITKIHTIEGVEETDTHIVAET; encoded by the coding sequence ATGGCGACAAAAGCCTACATCCTGATCAAGGTTAAGGCCGGCAAGACCAAGGAGGTCATCAAGCAGCTCAAAAAGATCCCTGGCCTCGAGCAGGCGCACCCCTGCTTCGGCCAGCCGGACATCTTCAGCTTCGTCAATGTCGCCGACGAGAAAGCCCTGTCCGACGTGGTGATCACGAAAATCCACACGATCGAGGGCGTGGAGGAGACCGACACGCATATTGTCGCGGAAACCTAA
- a CDS encoding dienelactone hydrolase family protein codes for MPERLPRFTKDQIGTSAVRFPSGVPMPSMTDAAVDPYAKTRVSKEVLVEGLLFGPQEKGPFPGMVLLHEAWGLTAQIKNLGSRLAQEGYVVLIPNLYSRQGGMVTANEEIANALAARVKETDLLQDISSCCEFLNTRDHVMRNIHGVIGFGLGGALAMRFACQRKRLRAAVAFYATPPTPPTVLNDLVCPLLYHQAGADTRVPADSAEQLRQTAKTTGKQVEIRTYAGTPHAFMNEAKPDSYRPEAANEAWEATIQFLSQHLK; via the coding sequence ATGCCCGAACGGCTTCCTCGTTTCACGAAAGACCAAATCGGCACAAGCGCCGTACGCTTCCCGAGCGGCGTTCCGATGCCCTCCATGACCGATGCCGCCGTGGACCCCTACGCCAAGACCAGGGTCTCCAAAGAAGTCTTGGTGGAAGGGTTGCTGTTCGGCCCGCAGGAGAAGGGGCCGTTCCCCGGCATGGTCCTGTTGCACGAAGCCTGGGGGCTCACGGCCCAGATCAAGAACCTCGGCAGCCGGCTGGCCCAGGAAGGCTATGTGGTGCTGATCCCCAACCTCTATTCCCGGCAAGGCGGCATGGTCACGGCCAACGAGGAAATTGCGAACGCCCTGGCCGCCCGCGTCAAAGAGACGGACCTGTTGCAGGACATCTCCTCATGTTGTGAATTTCTCAATACCCGCGACCACGTCATGCGCAACATTCATGGCGTCATCGGATTCGGCCTGGGCGGAGCGCTGGCCATGCGGTTTGCCTGCCAACGCAAGCGCCTCCGCGCCGCCGTAGCCTTCTACGCTACACCGCCAACTCCACCGACGGTCCTGAACGATCTGGTCTGCCCGCTCCTCTACCATCAGGCAGGAGCCGATACCCGGGTGCCGGCCGACTCGGCGGAACAGCTTCGCCAGACGGCCAAGACGACAGGCAAACAGGTAGAGATCCGCACTTACGCCGGGACTCCCCATGCCTTCATGAACGAAGCGAAGCCGGACAGCTATCGGCCGGAAGCAGCGAATGAGGCCTGGGAAGCGACCATTCAATTCCTCAGTCAACACCTAAAATAA